In a single window of the Nocardioides sp. L-11A genome:
- a CDS encoding S8 family serine peptidase: MPQLNRRLRAASVAVAVAAGLTLAGLSATGSGALAAPGDVAADVPSSTPVPISTPDGVVSAYLLNARKANPGQTRLVERAVVRAGGVVVQTWPQIGVVVAHSDRAAFRAEVRAYAGNALESVGATRSVPVSEGTPDGVQAPWGPGRGQDRTAAPRTEGDVGSETTLAVVPDPREAEQWDMRMIKADQAHAITDGSRDVVVGVLDSGIDPDHPDLAANIDVAASVNCSDAGRPDTSPTGWYPTTSDHGTHVAGTIGAARNGTGIVGVAPGVRMASVKVVNDAGFIYPEYAVCGFVWAGSHGMDVTNNSYYVDPFEFYCEDQPDQYAAKEAVRRAVAWSTGEGVAHVAAAGNSAYDLANKTVDNGSPDDAEVPVQRTINNGCHDIPTELPGVVTVSSLQRFPADTMENRLSGFSNRGLGVIDVAAPGSAILSTIVNNNGYGLKNGTSMASPHVAGVLALMKSVHPGWTPAQLVARLRAQADDHPCGTTTAGAPCVGTDAENSYYGDGVVDALDAVS; encoded by the coding sequence ATGCCTCAGCTCAACCGGCGGCTCCGTGCCGCCAGCGTCGCGGTCGCGGTCGCGGCCGGCCTCACCCTGGCCGGCCTGTCCGCGACCGGATCCGGCGCCCTCGCCGCGCCGGGCGACGTCGCGGCCGACGTCCCGTCGTCCACCCCGGTGCCGATCAGCACGCCCGACGGGGTCGTCTCGGCCTACCTGCTCAACGCACGGAAGGCGAACCCCGGCCAGACCCGCCTGGTCGAGCGCGCCGTCGTCCGGGCCGGTGGTGTCGTCGTCCAGACCTGGCCGCAGATCGGCGTCGTGGTCGCCCACAGCGACCGCGCGGCCTTCCGCGCCGAGGTGAGGGCGTACGCCGGCAACGCGCTCGAGTCGGTCGGCGCGACCCGCTCCGTCCCCGTCAGCGAGGGCACGCCCGACGGCGTCCAGGCGCCCTGGGGGCCGGGCCGCGGCCAGGACCGCACGGCCGCGCCCCGGACGGAGGGCGACGTCGGGTCCGAGACCACGCTCGCCGTCGTCCCCGACCCGCGCGAGGCGGAGCAGTGGGACATGCGGATGATCAAGGCCGACCAGGCCCATGCGATCACCGACGGCTCCCGGGACGTCGTGGTCGGCGTGCTCGACTCCGGTATCGACCCCGACCACCCGGACCTCGCCGCGAACATCGACGTCGCCGCCTCGGTCAACTGCAGCGACGCCGGCCGCCCCGACACCTCGCCGACCGGCTGGTACCCGACCACCAGCGACCACGGCACGCACGTCGCCGGCACCATCGGCGCGGCCCGCAACGGCACCGGCATCGTCGGCGTCGCGCCGGGCGTGCGGATGGCCTCGGTCAAGGTCGTCAACGACGCCGGCTTCATCTATCCCGAGTACGCCGTGTGCGGGTTCGTCTGGGCCGGCAGCCACGGCATGGACGTCACCAACAACAGCTACTACGTCGACCCGTTCGAGTTCTACTGCGAGGACCAGCCCGACCAGTACGCCGCCAAGGAGGCGGTGCGCCGCGCGGTCGCCTGGTCCACCGGTGAGGGCGTCGCGCACGTCGCGGCGGCCGGCAACTCGGCGTACGACCTGGCGAACAAGACGGTCGACAACGGCAGCCCCGACGATGCCGAGGTCCCGGTCCAGCGCACGATCAACAACGGCTGCCACGACATCCCGACCGAGCTGCCCGGCGTCGTGACGGTGTCCTCGCTGCAGCGGTTCCCGGCGGACACGATGGAGAACCGGCTCTCCGGCTTCAGCAACCGCGGCCTGGGCGTCATCGACGTCGCCGCCCCCGGCTCGGCGATCCTGTCGACCATCGTGAACAACAACGGCTACGGCCTCAAGAACGGCACCTCGATGGCCTCGCCGCACGTGGCCGGCGTGCTGGCCCTCATGAAGTCGGTGCACCCCGGTTGGACGCCCGCGCAGCTGGTCGCCCGGCTGCGTGCCCAGGCCGACGACCACCCCTGCGGTACGACGACGGCCGGTGCGCCGTGCGTCGGCACCGATGCCGAGAACAGCTACTACGGCGACGGCGTGGTCGACGCCCTCGACGCCGTGAGCTGA
- a CDS encoding GTP pyrophosphokinase family protein, with the protein MTTTSVPPGEESAEDPSAFDRSLVPFLMNYKFGLDEILTKINILREELAFRGTGNPIEHVSSRLKSPESLRVKATRIGCPLDLDAIGEQILDIAGVRIVCSFIADAYQVLDMLTTQPDVTVRAIKDYVANPKPNGYRSLHAIVEIPVFLSETARTVPVELQIRTVAMDFWASVEHKIYYKYDKDVPGELVEELSAAARVAHDLDTRMAELHRIVHG; encoded by the coding sequence GTGACCACGACCAGCGTGCCGCCGGGCGAGGAGTCCGCCGAGGACCCGTCCGCGTTCGACCGGTCGCTGGTCCCGTTCCTGATGAACTACAAGTTCGGCCTCGACGAGATCCTCACCAAGATCAACATCCTGCGCGAGGAGCTGGCCTTCCGCGGCACCGGGAACCCGATCGAGCACGTGAGCTCGCGGCTCAAGTCGCCGGAGAGCCTGCGGGTCAAGGCGACGCGGATCGGCTGCCCGCTCGACCTGGACGCGATCGGCGAGCAGATCCTCGACATCGCCGGTGTCCGGATCGTCTGCAGCTTCATCGCCGACGCGTACCAGGTGCTCGACATGCTGACCACGCAGCCCGATGTCACCGTGCGCGCCATCAAGGACTACGTCGCGAACCCCAAGCCCAACGGCTACCGCAGCCTGCACGCCATCGTCGAGATCCCGGTGTTCCTCTCCGAGACCGCCCGCACCGTGCCGGTCGAGCTGCAGATCCGCACCGTCGCGATGGACTTCTGGGCCAGCGTCGAGCACAAGATCTACTACAAGTACGACAAGGACGTCCCCGGCGAGCTGGTCGAGGAGCTGTCCGCCGCCGCCCGGGTCGCCCACGACCTCGACACCCGGATGGCCGAGCTGCACCGGATCGTGCACGGCTGA